The proteins below are encoded in one region of Periplaneta americana isolate PAMFEO1 chromosome 11, P.americana_PAMFEO1_priV1, whole genome shotgun sequence:
- the AIMP2 gene encoding probable aminoacyl tRNA synthase complex-interacting multifunctional protein 2 isoform X3 produces the protein MTALENRQEAILAQLADLKIQLATLRSQLKQTPVPEVKQGTDTSSKTCNILQNGVIHDVVINASPEYPPYSLAALRRLWGDGLKLGVHCHVHSSITNLPKSLDCFLSLVSSNFEQGRSPLLNVTLVWKNVGADTELVVSPMKHVTVKGEVNILRYLSRLGPPRYNYELGTDPATSARVDGILDICYTLARSRTVKEQQSLIRSLNSQLGKSQFLAGGDRISVADIAAWSVLKQRSLQGLSANMNKWLQNCSQVLRLDM, from the exons ATGACTGCTTTGGAGAACCGACAGGAAGCTATCTTGGCACAATTGGCTGATTTAAAGATACAATTGGCAACCCTTAGATCTCAATTAAAACAGACACCAGTACCAGAAGTCAAACAAGGAACTGACACGTCAAGCAAAACTTGCAACATCCTGCAG aatggAGTAATTCACGATGTAGTTATCAACGCCAGTCCTGAGTATCCTCCATATTCACTTGCAGCCTTGAGAAGGTTATGGGGAGATGGGTTAAAGCTAGGAGTGCATTGTCATGTTCATTCAAGCATAACAAACTTACCGAAGAGCCTTGACTGTTTCCTATCATTGGTGTCTAGCAATTTTGAACAAGGAAGATCACCATTATTGAATGTCACTCTAGTCTGGAAAAATG TTGGTGCAGATACAGAGCTTGTAGTATCTCCAATGAAACATGTGACTGTCAAGGGTGAAGTGAATATTCTTCGATATTTAAGTCGTCTCGGCCCTCCTAGATACAACTATGAACTGGGTACAGATCCTGCTACATCTGCTAGAGTCGATGGAATATTGGACATTTGTTATACATTAGCACGAAGCAGGACGGTCAAGGAGCAACAGTCTCTCATCCGCTCTCTCAATAGTCAGCTAGGAAAGTCACAGTTTCTTGCTGGAGGGGATAGGATTTCAGTTGCAGATATAGCGGCCTGGTCAGTTCTTAAACAGAGATCGCTCCAGGGTCTGAGTGCTAATATGAACAAATGGTTACAGAATTGCTCTCAAGTGCTGAGATTAG ATATGTAA
- the AIMP2 gene encoding probable aminoacyl tRNA synthase complex-interacting multifunctional protein 2 isoform X1, producing MNGPNTMYRMRPIIKLTEELELPKCMYRMRNIQQAYLNSRVELQLSNKIQPSSISEQVKKFLKCPLPEMTALENRQEAILAQLADLKIQLATLRSQLKQTPVPEVKQGTDTSSKTCNILQNGVIHDVVINASPEYPPYSLAALRRLWGDGLKLGVHCHVHSSITNLPKSLDCFLSLVSSNFEQGRSPLLNVTLVWKNVGADTELVVSPMKHVTVKGEVNILRYLSRLGPPRYNYELGTDPATSARVDGILDICYTLARSRTVKEQQSLIRSLNSQLGKSQFLAGGDRISVADIAAWSVLKQRSLQGLSANMNKWLQNCSQVLRLDM from the exons atgAACGGTCCTAACACAATGTACCGAATGCGACCGATTATAAAATTAACGGAAGAATTAGAGCTTCCTAAATGTATGTACAGAATGAGAAATATTCAGCAAGCGTATCTGAACAGCCGTGTGGAACTACAGTTATCTAATAAAATACAACCATCAAGTATTTCGGAACAGGTTAAGAAGTTTTTAAAg tgccCATTACCTGAGATGACTGCTTTGGAGAACCGACAGGAAGCTATCTTGGCACAATTGGCTGATTTAAAGATACAATTGGCAACCCTTAGATCTCAATTAAAACAGACACCAGTACCAGAAGTCAAACAAGGAACTGACACGTCAAGCAAAACTTGCAACATCCTGCAG aatggAGTAATTCACGATGTAGTTATCAACGCCAGTCCTGAGTATCCTCCATATTCACTTGCAGCCTTGAGAAGGTTATGGGGAGATGGGTTAAAGCTAGGAGTGCATTGTCATGTTCATTCAAGCATAACAAACTTACCGAAGAGCCTTGACTGTTTCCTATCATTGGTGTCTAGCAATTTTGAACAAGGAAGATCACCATTATTGAATGTCACTCTAGTCTGGAAAAATG TTGGTGCAGATACAGAGCTTGTAGTATCTCCAATGAAACATGTGACTGTCAAGGGTGAAGTGAATATTCTTCGATATTTAAGTCGTCTCGGCCCTCCTAGATACAACTATGAACTGGGTACAGATCCTGCTACATCTGCTAGAGTCGATGGAATATTGGACATTTGTTATACATTAGCACGAAGCAGGACGGTCAAGGAGCAACAGTCTCTCATCCGCTCTCTCAATAGTCAGCTAGGAAAGTCACAGTTTCTTGCTGGAGGGGATAGGATTTCAGTTGCAGATATAGCGGCCTGGTCAGTTCTTAAACAGAGATCGCTCCAGGGTCTGAGTGCTAATATGAACAAATGGTTACAGAATTGCTCTCAAGTGCTGAGATTAG ATATGTAA
- the AIMP2 gene encoding probable aminoacyl tRNA synthase complex-interacting multifunctional protein 2 isoform X2 — translation MNGPNTMYRMRPIIKLTEELELPKCMYRMRNIQQAYLNSRVELQLSNKIQPSSISEQCPLPEMTALENRQEAILAQLADLKIQLATLRSQLKQTPVPEVKQGTDTSSKTCNILQNGVIHDVVINASPEYPPYSLAALRRLWGDGLKLGVHCHVHSSITNLPKSLDCFLSLVSSNFEQGRSPLLNVTLVWKNVGADTELVVSPMKHVTVKGEVNILRYLSRLGPPRYNYELGTDPATSARVDGILDICYTLARSRTVKEQQSLIRSLNSQLGKSQFLAGGDRISVADIAAWSVLKQRSLQGLSANMNKWLQNCSQVLRLDM, via the exons atgAACGGTCCTAACACAATGTACCGAATGCGACCGATTATAAAATTAACGGAAGAATTAGAGCTTCCTAAATGTATGTACAGAATGAGAAATATTCAGCAAGCGTATCTGAACAGCCGTGTGGAACTACAGTTATCTAATAAAATACAACCATCAAGTATTTCGGAACAG tgccCATTACCTGAGATGACTGCTTTGGAGAACCGACAGGAAGCTATCTTGGCACAATTGGCTGATTTAAAGATACAATTGGCAACCCTTAGATCTCAATTAAAACAGACACCAGTACCAGAAGTCAAACAAGGAACTGACACGTCAAGCAAAACTTGCAACATCCTGCAG aatggAGTAATTCACGATGTAGTTATCAACGCCAGTCCTGAGTATCCTCCATATTCACTTGCAGCCTTGAGAAGGTTATGGGGAGATGGGTTAAAGCTAGGAGTGCATTGTCATGTTCATTCAAGCATAACAAACTTACCGAAGAGCCTTGACTGTTTCCTATCATTGGTGTCTAGCAATTTTGAACAAGGAAGATCACCATTATTGAATGTCACTCTAGTCTGGAAAAATG TTGGTGCAGATACAGAGCTTGTAGTATCTCCAATGAAACATGTGACTGTCAAGGGTGAAGTGAATATTCTTCGATATTTAAGTCGTCTCGGCCCTCCTAGATACAACTATGAACTGGGTACAGATCCTGCTACATCTGCTAGAGTCGATGGAATATTGGACATTTGTTATACATTAGCACGAAGCAGGACGGTCAAGGAGCAACAGTCTCTCATCCGCTCTCTCAATAGTCAGCTAGGAAAGTCACAGTTTCTTGCTGGAGGGGATAGGATTTCAGTTGCAGATATAGCGGCCTGGTCAGTTCTTAAACAGAGATCGCTCCAGGGTCTGAGTGCTAATATGAACAAATGGTTACAGAATTGCTCTCAAGTGCTGAGATTAG ATATGTAA